Genomic window (Nomia melanderi isolate GNS246 chromosome 14, iyNomMela1, whole genome shotgun sequence):
AAATTCAAGATCAACGTGCAAGACGAACATTCGCGGGATGAACGGTTTCTTTTATATCGAATATCGAAGTTTCGATACGGATGGATGGGTTGTCCGTATCTTAGAATTAAAGGTCGAGGGTAGCGCGAGTCCACCGCGCCGTCGAATCGACTAATGGCAAAATGGGAAATATAAAAGGTGTCGAGTCATAAAACAGATTAATCCAGCAATCGAGATACACGGGAGATGGAAAGAAGACCGAAATCTTTGGTTCGAATCTCGAGAATCATTGAATTCGATGCATCCAGGTCCCCGGAAATAGCCATAATCGCAAAATCGAATCGTTTATTCGCCAACGCATCGTCGTCGATgtcattattttattcgtttatagtttatagtttatagtttatagtttatagtttatagtttatagCTTGTATCGTTAGATTCCAAAAGTGAAATTTCGCCGTTTCCAAAAAGAAATTAGAGCGAATCGCGAAACTGAAATTGGTCAGGTGTGCGTCCGTCGAAGCGTGCGTCGATCGAAAACGCGAATTCGTAGCAGGGGAAGAACGACCGACGTTAGACGTCGACGATTCTGGAGGATTCTGCACCATATGGTTGTCGCTCGCAAACGTCTATATCTATTCTTTGCGTTGGAAGGAAAGAATTTCTCTTCGATCGAATCGACTTTGCGAAATTAGAAGACGATCCGATTAATCGCAAGAGAACAACTCGAGATCGGTTCCACTCTACTCTACTCTACTCGACGATACGTTCGATCGGATAAGTGAAAAACACAAACTCTACCCCGGACAATTAGACTAGCCCTTAAagctgtttctttctttctttctttctttctttctttctgtcgcCTCGCCTTCCCTCCTTGTCCTGGCTTTGTTAATCGACATCGTTGTTACGTCTGTTGAACAGAAAATGCATACCGTTGCCGTATGGACCGCTTTCGTATTAGCGTACTCGAGCAGCCCGTTAGTGGCCGGTACACGATACATCGATCCGATCTCGACACAGTCGGGAAATACCGGCGAGATTGGCGAGAAGCGCGTTGACCTGTCCGAACCGACGTGCGAGGAATTGAGGGCAATGTGGAGGTACACCAAACGGCAGAGTAGAGCCGCTAAGACCACCGGATACTCCTTTTATCCCGATCCGTTCTCTTACGATATGTGGAAGCCTTACCCCGAAAGCGCCAAGCCTCCCCTCAACTATCGAGGTAAGATCGGTTCCGGTCGAGCAGAGTCCTTCGCGTACCCTTAACCGCGCGAAATCGACATTTCCGCCATTTCGAAACGATTCCACCTTTCCGTCGCCGCGTCTCTTCGTCACCTTTTTAACTTTCGCCGAGAAACGATTTTCCGTTAGTTTGGAAATCTTGTAGCTTTTTTCTCGcttgaaaatatacatatttaaattctcTCGATCTCGATCTAACAAGGAGTTTCGGTTCGATCCAAGGATCGGCGAGCATTTCGAAAAGTGTTCCTCTTACCTCTAACGGTGTACGGCGTTGTTCGTGAGAAAAAGTGTTGTTTCGCAGGAAGGGCACGAAATCGCGCAGGAGGAAGCGCTCCGATTTACGGAAGAATGGTGCACAAGGCGCCAGCCGGAAGCAGATTCAGGAACGGAATGCGACACTCGTTGCGGCCGCTCGAGAAAATTCCAGCTTTTTATGGTACGATCAATCCTTATTCCCCGTCGACGAGACGTCGCGTCAACAAGCTCCGCACGATGGGTTCTCCTCCTTTGCCCTCGGTCCCGCAAGCTGGCAGTTTTCAGCTCCTGAAGGAGATGCTCCGCGACGAACGTGCCCGCGAGCTACAGGTTAACACGTTATAGTAATTCGGTAAAACCTTTCCCCAGCCGATTTAGCCAGCcgaacaaagagagagagagagagagagagagagagagagagagagagagagagagagagagagagagagagagagagagcgcatcCTTCCGCGTTCAAATCGACTCGGATCGAAGAAGCTCGAACCCGTGTCCAGGCCGCGACATCCCTACACCTAGAATCGATCGAGGCAACGCGATCCTTCGTCGGTCCGAATAACCCCGCGCGAGAATAAAGCTCCTTTAATCGTTTAGGAGCAACACAAGGCCGAGAAAATGGCGGAGAGGGCATCCGGTTTCGAGGATTCGATGGACAACGAATATCAATTGCAAATGCAGCAGCATTGGAAACAATTTCCGAACCCGGGCTCGCGAATCCCGACGAAATCGAACTACGTCATTGGTCGATACGCCTCTAACGTGCCTAACGTCGGTCAAGCATGGTCGGTGAGTATATACGCGCATTCTGCCTGCTACGCCTAACGTTTCCGTTCTATTCTAATCCGGTCCAGCCTAATCCGCTCTCTGGGCGAGACGAGACGCCGATTATTCGATGAAATCTCATCGCGTTTTCCTTGCACGATCGGTACCCTGGTGTATTGTTTGTTTCTAGAGAAGCGGACCTCAGTCCCGTGAGTACATGTTGGGTTAGTCTCGCCTCGACACAGCCATCGATCGTAAAATGGGAAACGAATCCGAGGATCCGTCTATCTCGGGTACACGTCCATGCACGGCACGAACACTTTATCTCTATCGATCCGTCATAGGTCGAATCCATGTCGAAACGCTGGATGACCACGCAACCCATCCACCCCACGGTTCCATTTTCGTTCTCGCGAACAGTCTTGATTCCGTTTTCTCGATTTCTAGCTCTTTATTTTCACCTGCCTtcgaccaaacgaaatactcgATGGAAACGGATCGAGACGAATTGGAACGAATTGGAACGAATTGGAACGAATTGGAACGAATTTGAATGAATTCGAACGAATTCGAACGAATCAGAATGGATCGGAAAGAATCGGAAAGAACCGGAACCCAAAGTGGTTCGCGCGAACCGTATCTACCTTTGTACAACTACATATATTATAGTTTGACAAATCTATATTTTCTTAATTCGTTCAGACTTGTACACCGCTCCGTGCCACTTGCTCGTCTTCTACGTATTCGCTGTCTCGATGCAAGCTATCTCGGAATACGAACAGAAATCGCGGACGAAACACGGTCAAACGGAAAGATCTTTCGTAACGAgcaatgaatttttaacgaaaCACGCGTCTCTGTCGCGTAGTATTCGTGTTCGGTGTAATAGTAACGCGACTAGATCTCGTACCTGCGCGCTGATAGTCCTTTAGACTCGAACGAATCGATTATTCCTTTTCATCGCCTCTCCGCGTTATTTACGGAAGTTATTCTTGCGAGTCGTCTCGTCGacggtttctttcttttctcccaGAACGAGAGCGAACCGCTCCTCAGGATACCGTGTAACGGAAGGCAAACGTTAGGCTATCGATGCTGGCTATCGTCAAATATCCCATCGAAAATTCAAGGAAAGCGTAATCAAATTATCCGATGCATCCTGATTTTCACCGCCTCATTTCAACTTggacaataaaatagaaagactaatattttgaaaaatttgacaaTACTACACCGCACGACACACGCGTATACTGCTACACGGACACAAACACagacacacacgcacacgcacacgcacacgcacacgcacacgcacacgcaccaCGGACAcgcaaacaaataaaacatgCGCGTATATTTAATTAAGATAAGAGACTATAAAGCATAATCAATGGAACTTTACGAATGACAATAATTAATCTtaaggaatatatatatatatatatatatatatatatatatatatatatatatatatatatatatatacacatacaccaTAGCCCGTACGTGCAATCGACACGACTATGGTTGCATTTGCGATTGTAATTTtgcaatttcaatttgaaattttaccaTGTATACCTTCGTGGGATGACTATTATCgtgtaatgatatttattatgaaagcGCGAACGGAAGAGAAACCTGTAGGATCGAGTTGAATTTCCCGAGCGAGAAGACTTCCTACTCGAAAGAATGTGTATCGACTACACGTACGTGTGATTCGAATTCGACCCCCGAGCGGTCTCGATCGATTGCCCGATCTCTTTTTAATCGAGCAAATAATTGCGATTCGCGACCTTCACCCTGGCCCGTATATCTACCGAACCGAAGAACACTGAACTTTCCACCACGCCGTATCGCTGAATTATTGGATTTACAATTGATTCTTTCGAGACTTACTTCCGAGACTTCCGAGACGATAGGAAATTCGATGCAAACGATAGACGCTCGAGGGTCCGTTTCCAACATCTAACACGATAAATGTAATGTTTCTTCTAATTGTACCACAAACGATTAAATAGGCTACAAACAGACATTTACGTGGCTTAAACCATATCTTGTGCTGAGAACTTACCACTTTCAGCCCCTACAATGTGTACAAAATAGATACTTctgaataattatacaaaatcatTTGATATCGGAAGCGATTTTAATGCCCGATCACGAGTACTTTATAGATCGAAGTATTTCGGCGCGACACCTGCGTACACCAAAGAAATACACTTATCCGGGCATGCATCGAAACGTATATACAATCCGATGCACGGCTAGAATAATTCCACGTTTCGTATACTATGTTTCTTTGTACGATATATGTTCGCGTATATCGCGCGAGTCCAACTATCGTTACGTTCTTCGCGCTCGTTGAGTTTTCAAAAGCAGACAGCTCTGGCCGAGTTTCTCGAATCCTATTAGGAAATCGGTGCCCGATGTCTGAAACTAGAGAGACTGCTGGTCGTACAATCTGTGGACAACGATTCCACTTGTACTTATTCGAAATCTTTCCTTAGGAAGATTTTGCTTTCGACGCCTGAAGCTGTTATACATGATAAACTATATCCTGGACAATATTAACGATAGAAGCTTCGTCCACGCTACACTGAATTACCCTAACAAATCGAAGATACACGGATCAAACGATCGAAACCTTTCGAATTTACTCGCGTTAACCGCATACCTATTCATTCGAGTATTCCTCGCTTCCATGGAACTCGATCATTCCGCATTACGAGAATTCCTTTTTATTCCTTCTTCGATTTGTTCCATATTACTTGTATACTTTCGAATGTACAATCATTTACGTTCCTCTCGAAACTTATTCCACgccattatataatttataaataaacgctctggacaataataaaattatcctTATTAGCGATAAGACTTTCCTAGTATCGATAACGTTATAGTACTAGTGCTATTGAAACGCCTAtgtattttaacaaataaaataccaAGATCACAAATAAAGACAATGATAGAGAAATATATGGGAACGAACGTAAAgaccgaaacgaaacgaaacgaaacgaaacgaaacgaaacgaaaataaGCTGCTAATGGAAGAAACCCTATTACCCTCTTATACGCGTAAACGTACACgtggaatttataaatatttatcgcaTTTCAACGTGTAAACAATAAATcactgtaaaaataatatttcaaataaaacaattacttTCGGTTCATCGATCGACTAATTTTCAACTTGTCCATTCTAATCTTCGAGAGAAAGAATATTATGTACCTAAATAAATACCCAGCTAACAAACATTCACGTCGAATTCCATACCGGCGGAGGCTCGGCTACCATGTTTCCTAGTTTACCAACAAACTAGTTCCCTAGTTTACCAACATCCTAGTTTCCTAGTTTCCTAGTTTCCTAGTTTCCTAGCTTTTTAAAAGGACCGAGCGTGCACGTGGAGCgtgcctctgtgcacttttagcttttaGTAAATAACAATCGTAAACTGGTGTACTCGATACAACCGCCTAACGACATTGCGTTGCagaaactattattatagatttatacCAACTTCTCAACGTTTAATGCTAATGGCGGCTTTCTTTGTCACTTGTAACTTGTAGCCAATTTCACGTCGAACACGGTACACGCGTTGCTTATAATTCTCTTAGAAATGTTTCTCTCGGAGCTCTTCGATATACCGTTCGTTTAAAGCATTTCTAGATATCagtgaaatattctatatttaccaATTATGATATACTACTCGTAAAAACAGATATCGAATCattaaaatcgaaaagaaatgGCTCTTTTCAACGTAACTTGCACCATGTTTCGCCTACATCGGCATGCCAGCATGCAATTCCAATCGATCAAAACAACGGTTAACGTATTATTAAATCCAACTCGAACATATGTAAGATGGATGAATCGTAGACCAGTTGCAATTGTTAACGAAGAAGAACTTTACGATACCGAGGACACTACCAAGGAAAAGTTTATAGAAAAAAGGGAAGCTCCATCGAAGAAACCGATCAGAAAGGAACAGAGCAAAAAAGCCACGGATACTTCTGCTTCTGAGAAGAAGAAACCGTTCACTGTATTCGAACATAACGATAAAACTATAACGTAGGTTAATACTCtaatctacaatataataatataccatTTAATAATTGGATTTGACGTAAAGATAAAATTCTTGTTAATTCGTGCGAATCTCTTGATTTAGATCTTTAATGACCAAAGTTAAATCacgaaaaagaagagagaagaacgaTATGATCATTTTAGAAGGACACAGATTAATCAACGACGCGGTCAAGGCTGGTGCAGAGTTAGATATATTgctttttaataacaaagatgATTTAAATCTATTGAATCTTCCTAGCAACGCGCAACTTTACAAAgttccatataaaactattcaattatGGTCTAGTTTATTTCATTCTCCTGGACTAATAggtaatattcgaataaatcgattattaaatataatacaatggtATAGCTGtaataatttatctttttcGATATAGGAATTTTCAAAACTCCCGACGTGTCTAATAATGCTCCTGCTGAAAATGCATTACCGCTTACCGTTATTTGCGACAATATCAGAGACCCAGGAAATTTGGGATCGATTATGAGAGCTGTTGCAGCTGTAGGCTGTgaaaaattaatactaattaaagGTATATAACCCAATGGCGAATCCAAGCCATTTTATCCATTTTATTATTCGTATCGTATAAGATTAATCGTATAAATGTACAAACTAATACCGTTTAGGTTGCATCGATCTGTGGGATCCGAAAGTTCTTCGAGCTGCGAGCGGTGCTCATTTTCGAGTGCCCATTCACGCGTTTCCAACATGGGCCGACATTTCACCGTTGCTAAGCGAAGACTCCAACGTTTTCGTAACAGACAGTAACTTCAGAGATGAGTTTCTGTCGCATTATAACACTGAAACGCTAGAACCCAGCATGGGGATATTTAACGTCGATCCGGAACTATTGAAATTAAAGACTATCGACAGCAATAACGAGAATGAAACCGTAAAATCTAAACTGAGAACACCACTGAATAAGAAAACGATGGCAgagtttttgttgaaacttcctATTGTACCATATTACACTATAGATTATACGAGAAAAGAAATCGTTCTTGTCCTAACCGGTGAAACGGAAGGTTTGACTGTCGATTCGTATAAATTCTTAAACGAACGGAATGGTATACGTATCAATATACCATTGGCAAACGGAGTCGACAGTTTAAATACAGGAGTCGCTCTTGGCATTGTTACGTTTGAAATAAAAAGGCAATTTATAAAGAGACAAAACGAACTTTAATAAAGATATATCGATTAATTTCTGCCTTatttgatgatgatgatgatgatgatgatgatgatgatgatgatgatgatgacgatgacgatgacgatgacgatgacgatgatgacgtTGATGTTGATGACTTTATAAATGATAAAGCTTTAACTCTCATTGCCGATGGGTTGAGCAGCAGCCGGACGAACTGTGAAATTTCAGAGTAACAGAAGCTGTATTAGAAGAATTGTTCGTATTAGATCCGTTCGTTACGGAACACTTACTGGTACAAGTTTGAGGCTGGAATTTGATGTCGTCGATAGCGAAACCTCCATTGCTGGCGCTTCCTCGCAAGACAAGGTGGTAAGGTAGACGCGCGTCTATCGTAACTTGTGCCGCCGTCCATACGGGTCTAGGATTATTAAACCCTTTTGCCGTTAACGACCACAACTGAAAGGAAAATGAaccgaaattgaaattgaaattgaaattgaaactgaaatcgAAAGTTTTACGTTTCCTTCTATTCGGAGTAGAGGCGTCTTACGGGTTGCTCCTGGTTCCCATTATCTTCCTGACTGGCTTTCCCTTCTTCGACGTTGATCTTAATGATTTGCAGCGTGGTAGACTCCTCGACTCCAAACGCAGCGAACCAAAAAGTAAAGCAAACGGATTCTTCGTCCGGCGAGCTCTGTATAATTGGCGATCGTAGTCGTACGTCGGTTGACTTTTTATTGTTGGTGAAAATGTCGAAGAAAACAAAGTCACCGGTTGCTCCGAAAGTTTTGTCCAGCAACTGAGCCGGTCGATGAGCGAGGAAAGCACGTTGCCAAGTAACGGCGCGTTCATTGTCCGAGGAAGTAATGTTTTCCCAACCGCACAAACCTTTCTCGAAGCTGCAATCTTCCGGCCTTACCGATGCACTCGGCGGTTTCACTGGATTTAATTGAATCGCGGTTTAATTGAGCGATTATTTGAAATGCAAGCGAAAACGGGCAGAATAGTCCACAACTGACCTGTACAGTTGCCGGTATAAAAGGAAACGTCGTCGATACCTATGTGGCCGCTAGCTCGATTCGGACCCCAAGTAGCCTCGAAGACCACGTCAAAATTTCTCTTTTCGTTTACGTTCACCTGCGCGTAATTCCACGTGGGCCCTTGATTATTGTATAGTCGCCAAATTGGTCTGGATTCGACGGAAGAGTCCCCGGTTATCTGCACAGATACTCGAAGTACTCCTTGAAAGGTGAAAACGCTGTTAAGAAACTCAAAGTATCTCTCGTATCTGATCGTTATTCT
Coding sequences:
- the LOC116434085 gene encoding uncharacterized protein LOC116434085, which produces MVRRGEGRGGKGAREGMKRRGVPEYWKRGWKGRRILGPVIAALSVAPRFPDCVDWQKMHTVAVWTAFVLAYSSSPLVAGTRYIDPISTQSGNTGEIGEKRVDLSEPTCEELRAMWRYTKRQSRAAKTTGYSFYPDPFSYDMWKPYPESAKPPLNYRGRARNRAGGSAPIYGRMVHKAPAGSRFRNGMRHSLRPLEKIPAFYGTINPYSPSTRRRVNKLRTMGSPPLPSVPQAGSFQLLKEMLRDERARELQEQHKAEKMAERASGFEDSMDNEYQLQMQQHWKQFPNPGSRIPTKSNYVIGRYASNVPNVGQAWSRSGPQSREYMLG
- the LOC116432742 gene encoding rRNA methyltransferase 3, mitochondrial, whose translation is MALFNVTCTMFRLHRHASMQFQSIKTTVNVLLNPTRTYVRWMNRRPVAIVNEEELYDTEDTTKEKFIEKREAPSKKPIRKEQSKKATDTSASEKKKPFTVFEHNDKTITSLMTKVKSRKRREKNDMIILEGHRLINDAVKAGAELDILLFNNKDDLNLLNLPSNAQLYKVPYKTIQLWSSLFHSPGLIGIFKTPDVSNNAPAENALPLTVICDNIRDPGNLGSIMRAVAAVGCEKLILIKGCIDLWDPKVLRAASGAHFRVPIHAFPTWADISPLLSEDSNVFVTDSNFRDEFLSHYNTETLEPSMGIFNVDPELLKLKTIDSNNENETVKSKLRTPLNKKTMAEFLLKLPIVPYYTIDYTRKEIVLVLTGETEGLTVDSYKFLNERNGIRINIPLANGVDSLNTGVALGIVTFEIKRQFIKRQNEL